Part of the Musa acuminata AAA Group cultivar baxijiao chromosome BXJ2-7, Cavendish_Baxijiao_AAA, whole genome shotgun sequence genome is shown below.
ATTAGTTATTCATGATAAGCTCTAAGGATTTATGGTTCCAAATTTCTGTACCTGGCCAATGTAATCTTTTAACTTTTCTGCAATAGATTCATCCAAAGCTCTTTCTGCAAGTTCATACATGATGATATTGCCTTCAGGACCATTAACTTTTTCCTTTTGCAGGTACCTACAAGgaagcatgaccaaaagatagaaATGCGAGGATGAAAAGTGTAGTGTTGTATGGAATGGATAGAATTATTTTATGCCTTTACCTTTGATGTACAAGCATCTCAAGTGTTTGCTTAGTGTTACCAAAGACAGCATTGTTTTCATCACTCTCGTTTAAACCCAGCCTCCTCAAATGATGCCAGAGATTCTCTATGACGGTTTAGAAGATATCAGCTAACAGGAATACGGAAAAAAAATCACATTGGAATAGAATTTTAACATAACATACCTTCCGAGATTTTACCTCCTGCGAGATGTACGATGCTGATGACGACAAAAGTGAAACCAGTCATGTGTGAAGTCTTTTTATCCTCAATATATTTACTATAAATATCAGCTGGCAGCTGACTCAAAACAATATATGATTTTGCTTCAACGGCACCTATAAATATTGTATATGTTAGCTGTCTAAAAGAGGAGTACAAAGACAGCATTCCTGAATTAGGTCTAAAGGATATAaaattattcatataaaaaaCCAATGAATTCCTAGCTTGGTAAATGGTTGCTTATTTTTCACCTTGGGGAAGTCCTGATTAGAATCCTTGTGAAGGTGATGTCCAGTTATTTTGACCTAAATAATTCTCCCATAGTTCAGTCTATGTGAAGGTGGTGACCACCTAGGGATTTCTTGACTAGACATCTGAATACATTTGGCATTGTATGATATCATCATTCAGCAAGACTTGCAACATGCACGAGATAATAGCATACTTCGACACATTTAaggctacaaatgaaacaaagtcTAACAGGACACAAAACAGAAGATATTAGAAACATAAAAGGAAACGCACTTTGTTGAGGAGCACGGCCCTGCTTGTTCGATGCAGGACGGGAACGCTGCAATTCTTTCATCTCATACCCAAAAATGTTTGAGATTTTTTCTCTGGCTTCGTTTATGACAAGGGCCGGAAGGGAGCGCTGACGGTAATTTTTTGTTATTAGTTGTGTCAATTCTTCCCTCTTTATAgggcatccagagttttggtgagtcttGAAAAGTACAAAGCGGATCACTTCTCCAACCAACTTGTCTTTTTCCTGTCGCAAAATGCATTATCAGTAGCTTGCCATAGGCCTCTTAGAACAAGGAAGAAACATGTACGTAAAGGAGCGATCTCTCGTGTACCTCTCGAGACACACCAATCTGTGAGTATTCCTCATTGTATGTTGCCATCCTGTAGTAAAAAAACATTGATTTAGAAGAAGCTAAAAaaccaaaatattttcttttcttttttctataaattaaaaGTACAGAAAAAGCCTCTCTGTTTGGAATGGTAAGGCTGCGTATACTGTTCCGCTCTTCTTTGCTTTCATGAACTTGGATTGATAGTTACATGGTTAAGCACTCATTTCATCTAACCAGTCTTTCAACCGCCGTCGCTATGTCGGGATCGGAATTATACAAACACAAGGATTTCGAACCAGGAACACGTAATTCTActtaaaatggaaaaaaaataggaaaacaaaagaagaaatcaAGCAGAAAAATGCATGGATGGAAAAATAGCAATGGCCATTCACATGGTTTGATGAAAATAAGAAAAGAGCACAAGTCCAACATTAATGTATAACACGAAGTGAAATCACAGACTATAACTATGCCTTAGATCAAGCATCTTAAGCTTTTACTGTTTTAGAAGTCACAAGAGGGCTCATAAAGTGcctaaaagagagagaaaaggagagagaagaggaaggggcCGTGGACGAAGAAGAGGGGAGctaaagaggaggagaaggaagaaggaagaaagaagaagaggaggagaagaatacctgggaagaagaagaagaagcagcaacgcGGCGGCGGCAGAACGCGAGAAGAGCGCGAGCCCTAATTTCTATTTtaggatttcttttttctttttcgagTGCCTAATTTCTTGTTTAAATGCGAGCCTTAATTTatatttcaagatttttttttcttttcctaatgCCTAAATTCTAATTTATTCAAACACGAAACAGGTGggagaaaaagagggaggagaggagacgaAGAGCGGCGGCAACAGCTACGGCTCCAACTCGTCGTTGTGGATCTCTCGACGTGTGTGTGGCCACACGCTCGACGATATCTGAGAAGGTCCGAAATGGTTACCGCACTTCGACGATCAAACAACTCCACTCCATTTAGTCAATGGATATTCCACAAAAGTCAACGCATGAATGTTGATAGGGGATCACATggttttgtcctttcggagcCGTGTAGCTCCAGAAAGGCACCTACGAGGATAAGGGTGATACTATCGTATTATGAGTCCTTGGTTCTCCCACTTCTCAATCGATATGAGACTAAATCGATCCTATCAAATGTGACAATATTTGGTTTTCCTGTCCTTAAAAACTCCGACCATATGAGTAAAAGAAGATATTTATTCGATAAAAATATGTTTTTGAGTGCTTTAATAAGCACAGAAATAAAATTTAGGACAATTTCTTTAGAAAAGATCTTTGTATACCTTTAATTCAAAAAATACTCAAATGGTGCCTTAAAAAAAAAGTAAtgattgttttctattttgatcataaaaaaataaaattgtaaaACCTACTTGAAAATAtagtaaataaattaaataaaattaaaatatattataaattatttaaataaatatttataatagtttagaaataattttatcaaaataaaaataaagaattagCTTGTTATAATGATTTGAACATCCTCAAATAGATACCTaacttcaatcaaaccaactataaatctataaatataatatcataataatCTACAACTAATGACAATGAAAGAATCTCACTTATAATGTTTTTcatgatatttttaatatttttaatacctcaataaagatactataaatattattaattgaaATTTTGATGAGAGGTATTTTAGATTTCTTTTTTAAATTACTGACACTGTTTGAGAAAACAAAAAGGGGATACTGTTTTGCATCTTTTCTAGGaaaatcatcttaaaatttttaagaCTTGATAGATTATAATTTATtgaaattgataagtattttgagATTTCTAAATTCAGTGTCTCATTGGATAAGGAatataaatataagaaaaaattCTCGTGAAGAAAATAAATCCTAACAATTAGGATTTAATTCTTTTATAGATATCTTATGTTTGGTGATGTGAGAAGACAAAATGTGAGGAATACCTTTAATGCTTTTGGGTTTCTCTAAAGTAATTAGAAAAAGGAATCACTAAGTTTCTAGAGATGATATTCTTTATGATTTCTGGAAGAAatcaaaaattaatataaattcttCAGGATTAATACAAAAATCTATGCTTGAGTGgggataatttaatattataatttatctcGTCGAAGGATTTAGTTTCTAAGCAAGATTTAATATTATAGATATGCTAATGATTATTGATCTCTAAATATTTTTTGATTCTAAAATTCTTCTCTCCCTTCGAAGGGAATCGACTTAGAAGGAAATCACAGTCATTTATTTAGGATTGAAAAGACTTGGTAAATTCCTGTTGAGGATGAATCTGTCCGCAATACAAAGAGCAATAGTTGTTCTTCACTTGGAAGAATCAAAGAAGAAACATTTGTCGTCGTTCAATTCTGGCACAAGATTCTAGCAACCTG
Proteins encoded:
- the LOC135617568 gene encoding uncharacterized protein LOC135617568, whose amino-acid sequence is MATYNEEYSQIGVSREEKDKLVGEVIRFVLFKTHQNSGCPIKREELTQLITKNYRQRSLPALVINEAREKISNIFGYEMKELQRSRPASNKQGRAPQQSAVEAKSYIVLSQLPADIYSKYIEDKKTSHMTGFTFVVISIVHLAGGKISEENLWHHLRRLGLNESDENNAVFGNTKQTLEMLVHQRYLQKEKVNGPEGNIIMYELAERALDESIAEKLKDYIGQVVSNDTAAEAD